In a genomic window of Maricaulis maris MCS10:
- a CDS encoding aa3-type cytochrome c oxidase subunit IV: MASDYVRGEMDIAHQKSTFDGFIAVSVWGSLLTVVSVLYLTLAFAVGMDWLVSLIATAIVGGVLGLALGMKTSWYVTLGGLFVFGLVCGGLVQLFGMAFGG; this comes from the coding sequence ATGGCGTCTGATTATGTTCGCGGCGAAATGGACATCGCCCACCAGAAATCCACGTTTGACGGTTTCATCGCGGTCTCCGTGTGGGGCAGCCTGCTGACCGTCGTCAGCGTGCTCTACCTCACCCTCGCCTTTGCCGTGGGCATGGACTGGCTGGTGTCACTGATTGCCACTGCAATTGTCGGCGGCGTGCTCGGCCTGGCGCTCGGCATGAAGACGTCATGGTATGTCACCCTGGGCGGACTTTTCGTCTTCGGCCTTGTCTGTGGCGGCCTTGTTCAATTGTTCGGTATGGCTTTCGGCGGCTGA
- a CDS encoding NAD(P)(+) transhydrogenase (Re/Si-specific) subunit beta, whose amino-acid sequence MSANLAALLYLASGILFIFALRGLSNPETARQGNFFGMAGMAIAIVTTLLAVNLDGASIALIIGGVMIGGGIGAIIARRIPMTAMPQLVAAFHSLVGLAAVLVAAAALFAPEAFHIADAMGGLKPLSLFELSIGSAIGAITFSGSVIAFAKLNGNMSGAPILLPARHLINIVIGAFIVVMVAFLMASGGDAKTAFWLITLAAFMLGVTLIIPIGGADMPVVVSMLNSYSGWAAAALGFTLENTALLVTGALVGSSGAILSYIMCKGMNRSFISVILGGFGESGDAAAAAGPQGNAKQGSAEDAAFVMKNAGKVIIVPGYGMAVAQAQHALREMGDMLKAEGVDVAYAIHPVAGRMPGHMNVLLAEANVPYDEVFELEDINSDFSNADVAFVIGANDVTNPAAEDDPASPIYGMPVLQVWKARTVFFIKRSLGSGYAGVENPLFFRDNTMMLLGDAKKMTESILKALD is encoded by the coding sequence ATGTCCGCGAATCTTGCAGCCCTTCTCTACCTCGCCTCGGGGATCCTGTTCATCTTCGCGCTGCGGGGCCTGTCCAATCCGGAAACCGCACGCCAGGGCAATTTCTTCGGCATGGCCGGCATGGCGATTGCCATTGTCACCACCCTTCTGGCCGTCAATCTGGACGGGGCCTCGATTGCCCTGATCATTGGCGGGGTCATGATCGGTGGCGGGATCGGCGCGATCATCGCCCGCCGCATCCCGATGACCGCCATGCCGCAGCTGGTCGCCGCCTTCCACTCGCTGGTCGGACTGGCTGCCGTGCTGGTCGCCGCCGCGGCGCTGTTTGCCCCGGAAGCCTTCCACATTGCCGACGCCATGGGTGGGTTGAAACCGCTCTCCCTGTTCGAGCTGTCGATCGGGTCCGCCATCGGTGCCATCACCTTCTCCGGCTCGGTGATCGCCTTTGCCAAGCTGAACGGCAACATGTCCGGCGCGCCGATCCTGCTGCCGGCCCGGCACCTGATCAATATCGTCATCGGCGCCTTCATCGTCGTCATGGTGGCCTTCCTGATGGCGTCGGGCGGCGACGCCAAGACGGCCTTCTGGCTGATCACCCTGGCCGCCTTCATGCTCGGCGTGACCCTGATCATCCCGATCGGCGGCGCCGACATGCCGGTCGTGGTGTCGATGCTGAACTCCTATTCCGGCTGGGCCGCGGCTGCGCTCGGCTTCACGCTGGAGAACACCGCCCTGCTGGTCACCGGCGCACTGGTCGGCTCGTCCGGGGCGATCCTGTCCTACATCATGTGCAAGGGCATGAACCGCTCCTTCATCTCGGTCATCCTGGGCGGGTTTGGCGAGAGCGGTGACGCCGCGGCGGCCGCCGGTCCGCAGGGCAATGCCAAGCAGGGCTCGGCCGAGGACGCCGCCTTCGTGATGAAGAATGCCGGCAAGGTCATCATCGTGCCGGGCTATGGCATGGCCGTCGCCCAGGCCCAGCATGCGCTGCGCGAGATGGGCGACATGCTCAAAGCCGAGGGCGTCGACGTCGCCTATGCCATCCACCCGGTCGCCGGACGGATGCCGGGCCACATGAATGTCCTGCTGGCCGAAGCCAATGTCCCCTATGACGAGGTCTTCGAGCTGGAAGACATCAATTCCGACTTCTCCAATGCCGACGTGGCCTTCGTGATCGGCGCCAATGACGTCACCAACCCGGCCGCCGAGGATGATCCCGCTTCGCCGATCTATGGCATGCCGGTGCTGCAGGTCTGGAAGGCGCGCACCGTCTTCTTCATCAAGCGCTCGCTGGGCTCCGGCTATGCCGGCGTCGAGAACCCGCTCTTCTTCCGTGACAACACGATGATGCTGCTGGGCGATGCGAAGAAGATGACGGAGAGCATTTTGAAGGCGCTGGACTAG
- a CDS encoding class I SAM-dependent methyltransferase yields MGFYSERILPNLIACACGSKPVANHRKIMVPEASGRVLEVGMGSGPNLPYYDASRVSQIIGVEPSKGMRIKARRAIDAQSIPVELVDAPGEALPVEDHSIDTVLLAFTLCTIPDYEAALAEMRRVLKPDGRLVFMEHGLAPDESVVKWQRRLEPVWKITGGGCHLTRPMDRLIGEGGFRIDRLEADYEPRTPKFAGYIYRGLAGVR; encoded by the coding sequence ATGGGGTTTTACAGCGAGCGCATCCTGCCCAATCTCATCGCCTGTGCCTGCGGCAGCAAACCGGTCGCCAACCACCGCAAGATCATGGTGCCGGAAGCCAGTGGCCGGGTGCTGGAAGTCGGTATGGGGTCGGGACCAAACCTACCTTACTACGACGCGAGCCGGGTCAGCCAGATCATCGGGGTCGAGCCGTCAAAGGGCATGCGGATCAAGGCGCGGCGGGCGATTGATGCCCAGTCGATCCCGGTCGAGCTGGTCGACGCGCCCGGCGAGGCCCTTCCGGTCGAAGACCATTCGATCGATACGGTCCTGCTGGCCTTCACCCTGTGCACAATCCCCGACTATGAGGCCGCTCTCGCCGAGATGCGGCGCGTGCTCAAGCCGGACGGACGCCTTGTCTTCATGGAGCATGGCCTGGCGCCGGACGAAAGCGTGGTGAAATGGCAGCGGCGACTGGAACCGGTCTGGAAGATCACCGGCGGCGGCTGTCACCTGACCCGCCCGATGGACCGCCTGATCGGCGAGGGCGGCTTCCGGATCGACCGGCTGGAGGCGGATTACGAGCCGCGCACGCCGAAATTTGCGGGCTATATCTATCGCGGGCTGGCGGGGGTGCGGTGA
- a CDS encoding sensor histidine kinase, producing the protein MISLRELTSPNRPWIHLLYLGMFFFGWFYAPPEPVEAAVSLAAMAGFIAVYIFAMRRLDWTIYPAALVAVLLGLVLLPQTPGAGVYLVFAGAMLGRLRFTPLVWLALVAVSASGATAMMMFAPTPLMTLGFLGLVAMATGGSVIASRNERQAAQASQTQARAAHVAAEAERQRIARDLHDLLGHTLSVVTLKAEIAEKLIDQDRDRARRELRAIQSISREAMAEVREAVIGLRGRSLADALADAVQRLRDAGIAARVGRAEETEGLSAEASTALAMAVREGVTNILRHAEAGSVSLTFRRDGDHARLEIVDDGVGGADAAGGGLSGLASRLAALDGTLSVGAGPSGSGTRLEASLPWTGGGHD; encoded by the coding sequence GTGATTTCCCTACGCGAGCTGACATCGCCGAACCGGCCCTGGATCCATCTCCTCTATCTGGGCATGTTCTTCTTCGGGTGGTTTTACGCGCCACCCGAGCCGGTCGAGGCGGCGGTCTCGCTGGCGGCGATGGCGGGCTTCATCGCGGTCTACATCTTCGCCATGCGGCGGCTGGACTGGACCATCTACCCCGCCGCCCTGGTGGCCGTGCTGCTCGGCCTGGTTCTCCTGCCGCAGACCCCGGGGGCCGGCGTCTACCTGGTCTTCGCCGGAGCCATGCTGGGGCGGTTGCGTTTCACGCCGCTGGTCTGGTTGGCCCTCGTGGCGGTATCGGCATCCGGCGCCACAGCCATGATGATGTTCGCCCCGACACCGCTGATGACGCTCGGATTTCTGGGCCTTGTCGCGATGGCGACCGGGGGCTCGGTCATAGCCTCGCGCAATGAAAGACAGGCGGCGCAGGCCAGCCAGACCCAGGCGCGAGCCGCCCATGTCGCCGCCGAGGCCGAGCGTCAACGGATCGCCCGTGACCTGCATGACCTGCTCGGGCACACCCTGTCCGTGGTCACGCTGAAGGCGGAGATTGCCGAGAAACTCATCGATCAGGACCGCGATCGGGCGCGGAGGGAATTGCGGGCCATCCAGTCCATCTCCCGCGAAGCCATGGCCGAAGTCCGTGAAGCCGTGATCGGCTTGCGCGGCCGGTCACTGGCGGATGCCCTTGCTGACGCTGTCCAGCGCCTGCGCGATGCCGGCATCGCTGCGCGCGTCGGTCGTGCGGAAGAAACGGAGGGGCTGTCGGCCGAAGCCTCGACCGCCCTGGCGATGGCGGTGCGCGAAGGGGTCACCAACATCCTGCGGCATGCCGAGGCCGGATCGGTGTCGCTGACTTTCCGCCGTGATGGTGACCACGCCCGTCTTGAAATAGTGGATGACGGCGTCGGTGGGGCCGACGCTGCTGGCGGCGGGCTATCGGGACTGGCTTCACGTTTGGCTGCCCTGGATGGCACGCTGTCTGTCGGGGCCGGCCCGTCGGGTTCGGGGACCCGCCTCGAGGCGTCCCTGCCCTGGACGGGAGGTGGTCATGATTGA
- a CDS encoding DUF3995 domain-containing protein, translating to MRPLTVGVVTALALVALALIHAYWAFGGLWPAQSEPALVNTVVGITHAQAMPPRDLTLAVAAALLVASGFAFVRGVLGWQSGLWVRLPLAGLALIFAVRGIMAYLPGPLAGATEPFAQLNAYAYSPGILVLAMAFAYLAGSRR from the coding sequence TTGAGACCGCTTACCGTCGGGGTCGTCACCGCCCTTGCCTTGGTCGCCCTCGCCTTGATCCATGCCTACTGGGCGTTTGGCGGGCTGTGGCCGGCGCAGTCCGAGCCAGCTCTCGTCAACACGGTGGTCGGTATAACGCATGCCCAGGCCATGCCGCCACGCGATCTGACTCTGGCGGTCGCGGCCGCGCTCCTCGTCGCCAGCGGTTTCGCTTTCGTCCGCGGCGTCCTTGGCTGGCAGTCGGGGCTTTGGGTCCGCCTGCCCCTTGCCGGGCTGGCCCTGATTTTTGCGGTGCGGGGCATCATGGCCTATCTGCCCGGACCGCTGGCGGGCGCGACAGAGCCCTTTGCGCAGCTGAATGCCTATGCGTATTCACCGGGAATCCTGGTCCTGGCGATGGCTTTCGCCTATCTGGCAGGCAGCCGCCGTTGA
- a CDS encoding proton-translocating transhydrogenase family protein has protein sequence MEAVDPVIFRLAIFVLAVFVGYYVVWSVTPALHTPLMAVTNAISSVIIVGALLAATATATGGGDAAATAEAAGGAGFSRGLGFVAIILASVNIFGGFLVTQRMLAMYKKKER, from the coding sequence ATGGAAGCCGTTGATCCCGTCATTTTCCGCCTGGCGATTTTCGTGCTGGCGGTCTTCGTGGGCTATTACGTCGTCTGGTCGGTGACCCCGGCCCTGCACACGCCGCTGATGGCCGTTACCAATGCCATTTCCTCGGTCATCATCGTGGGCGCCCTTCTGGCCGCCACGGCGACCGCGACCGGTGGTGGTGATGCCGCAGCGACGGCCGAGGCCGCCGGCGGTGCCGGCTTCTCGCGCGGGCTGGGCTTTGTCGCCATCATCCTCGCCAGCGTGAACATATTCGGCGGCTTCCTGGTCACCCAGCGCATGCTCGCCATGTACAAGAAGAAGGAGCGCTAG
- a CDS encoding Re/Si-specific NAD(P)(+) transhydrogenase subunit alpha: protein MRIAILKERHAGETRVAATPETVKKFVAAGHDVAIEKGAGLTAAVTDEAFADAGAKIGTAAATLKGADALFAVRSPDEATLAKLKGVLLVSHLSPHGNTKMAEGLAKAGIDALAMEFVPRITRAQAMDALSSQANLAGYRAVIESAELYGRAFPMMMTAAGTVAPAKTFVMGVGVAGLQAIATARRLGAIVTATDVRPAVKEQVASLGAKFVAVEDDEFKQAETAGGYAKQMSPEYQAKQAELVASHIAKQDIVITTALIPGRPAPTLVSKAMVESMKPGSVIIDLAAPNGGNCELTKVDEVVEHKGVKIAGYGNLAGRLAADASALYAKNLANLLPLLVNEEGGLAPHWDDEVIQGMALTKDGAVVHPTLTKKES, encoded by the coding sequence ATGCGAATTGCCATTCTGAAAGAACGACATGCGGGCGAGACCCGCGTGGCAGCCACCCCTGAAACCGTCAAGAAATTCGTGGCCGCCGGCCATGACGTCGCCATCGAGAAGGGCGCGGGCCTGACCGCCGCCGTGACCGATGAGGCTTTCGCTGACGCAGGTGCGAAGATCGGCACCGCAGCTGCAACACTGAAGGGCGCCGATGCGCTGTTCGCTGTGCGCAGCCCCGACGAGGCGACCCTGGCCAAGCTGAAGGGCGTCCTGCTGGTCTCCCATCTCAGCCCGCACGGCAATACCAAGATGGCGGAAGGCCTGGCCAAGGCCGGTATCGACGCCCTCGCCATGGAATTCGTGCCGCGCATCACCCGGGCCCAGGCCATGGACGCCCTGTCCTCCCAAGCCAATCTCGCCGGCTATCGCGCCGTGATTGAAAGCGCCGAACTTTATGGCCGCGCTTTCCCGATGATGATGACCGCCGCCGGCACGGTCGCACCCGCGAAGACCTTCGTGATGGGGGTTGGTGTCGCCGGCCTGCAGGCGATTGCCACCGCGCGCCGCCTCGGCGCCATCGTCACCGCCACCGATGTCCGTCCCGCGGTGAAGGAACAGGTCGCGTCCCTGGGCGCGAAATTCGTTGCTGTCGAGGATGACGAGTTCAAGCAGGCCGAGACTGCGGGCGGATATGCCAAGCAGATGTCGCCGGAATACCAGGCCAAACAGGCCGAGCTGGTGGCCAGCCATATCGCCAAGCAGGACATTGTCATCACCACCGCCCTCATCCCGGGCCGCCCGGCCCCGACCCTGGTCTCCAAGGCCATGGTCGAAAGCATGAAGCCGGGCTCGGTGATCATTGACCTCGCCGCCCCCAATGGCGGCAATTGCGAACTGACCAAGGTCGATGAAGTCGTCGAGCACAAGGGCGTCAAGATCGCCGGCTATGGCAATCTCGCCGGCCGCCTCGCCGCCGACGCCTCGGCGCTCTACGCCAAGAATCTCGCCAATCTCCTGCCGCTCCTCGTCAATGAGGAAGGCGGCCTCGCCCCGCACTGGGATGATGAAGTCATCCAGGGCATGGCGCTGACCAAGGATGGTGCCGTCGTGCATCCGACCCTGACGAAGAAGGAATCCTGA
- a CDS encoding DUF7010 family protein, which produces MTDLSTQFLNERRRYSAAAGGGVSLPVAGAVYWAGLAIAGLYMDPTQWAYMAAMFSGAIFPLGILLQGVFKSPFMKAKSPVSGVTTAAIVAINLLWPIHMIVIWTAPQAAPLTLAIGMALHWPIIGWGYASRVCMIHAIVRVAAVTAIFFGLPEISLVAIPVVVSGLYLLAAAGLSWESNRFRRMLAMPGQVPG; this is translated from the coding sequence ATGACCGATCTTTCAACGCAATTCCTCAATGAGCGCCGCCGCTATAGTGCGGCTGCCGGCGGCGGCGTGTCGCTGCCCGTTGCAGGCGCCGTCTACTGGGCTGGGCTCGCTATTGCCGGCCTTTATATGGACCCGACCCAATGGGCGTACATGGCGGCCATGTTCTCCGGTGCGATCTTCCCGCTCGGCATCCTTTTGCAGGGCGTGTTCAAATCGCCCTTCATGAAGGCCAAGTCGCCGGTATCGGGTGTGACGACGGCCGCAATCGTCGCCATCAACCTGCTCTGGCCAATCCACATGATTGTCATCTGGACGGCGCCGCAGGCCGCGCCCCTGACCCTTGCCATCGGCATGGCGCTGCATTGGCCGATCATTGGCTGGGGCTATGCCAGCCGGGTCTGCATGATCCATGCGATCGTACGGGTTGCGGCGGTGACGGCGATCTTTTTCGGCCTGCCCGAGATCAGCCTGGTCGCCATCCCGGTAGTGGTCAGCGGACTTTACCTTCTGGCGGCTGCCGGGCTTTCTTGGGAATCGAACCGCTTCCGCCGCATGCTGGCGATGCCGGGCCAGGTCCCGGGCTGA
- a CDS encoding DUF4269 domain-containing protein, with translation MTETVLPCSQARQIIARHGLLRRLAAFTPRWVGSIPLNIHGPGADIDIACCATDGLPAFKAALTGFAAAWPGATVSDNQHAGEASIIARLEIESVPVEIFGRERPVETHESYVHWLAEHRLLGLAEERLRLDVRQAKADGLKTEQAFARCLSLGGDPFVELLKLASPGDSALRTLISQAGYALR, from the coding sequence ATGACCGAGACCGTCCTGCCCTGTTCGCAAGCCCGCCAGATCATCGCCCGCCACGGGCTGCTGCGTCGGCTGGCGGCCTTCACACCGCGCTGGGTCGGCTCGATCCCGCTCAATATTCACGGACCGGGCGCCGATATCGACATCGCCTGCTGTGCGACGGACGGACTGCCGGCATTCAAGGCTGCGCTGACCGGATTTGCCGCCGCCTGGCCGGGCGCGACTGTCAGCGACAACCAGCATGCCGGTGAAGCCTCGATCATCGCCAGGCTGGAGATCGAAAGTGTCCCGGTGGAGATTTTCGGCCGCGAACGCCCGGTCGAGACCCATGAGAGCTATGTCCACTGGCTGGCCGAACACCGCCTGCTCGGTCTCGCGGAGGAAAGGCTGCGTCTGGATGTGCGCCAGGCCAAAGCGGATGGGTTGAAGACCGAGCAGGCCTTTGCCCGCTGTCTCAGCCTGGGTGGTGACCCCTTTGTCGAACTGCTCAAGCTCGCCTCACCCGGCGACTCGGCCTTGCGAACCCTGATCAGCCAGGCTGGCTACGCACTGCGCTAA